The following are encoded together in the Chitinophagales bacterium genome:
- a CDS encoding ATP-binding protein — translation MPESHNIEYKANWRDEYLKWICGFANASGGKLYIGIDDKGKVTGIDNHNKLLEDLPNKFRDILGVYAEVNLKEKKGKHYLEIIVPRYDVPISVRGKYYVRTGSTLQELKGPALNEFILKRTGKTWDDIPEQRASINDIDESSIKQFLKDARIVKRINVEDNISISDLLEKLRLLEDGHLKRAAIVLFGKDPGKFYPNMAVKIGKFGETDADLKFHEVIEGNLIQLKDGIGEMLNAKFFIHPIDFMGMQRVERDEYPVDAVREMILNALVHRNYMGAPTQIRLYEDNFSVWNDGGLPEGISEEDLKKVHRSKPRNPLLADVCFKAGYIDSWGRGTIKIIEACKEAGLPEPVLKDEQGGFLSKVFKSTEKVRRKYGEGTEKTEDTLTSLQDKYGINVEELRDKHKDRLEGVRRKFGEKFGESSEKIILLMLEDKNITTSEMAEIVHVTTRAIEKQISKLKDKGIIERIGPDKGGHWKISV, via the coding sequence ATGCCCGAATCCCACAACATAGAATACAAAGCCAACTGGCGGGATGAATATCTCAAATGGATCTGCGGCTTTGCGAATGCCAGCGGTGGCAAGCTGTATATCGGCATTGACGATAAAGGCAAGGTTACGGGCATTGACAATCACAACAAGTTACTGGAAGATTTGCCCAACAAGTTCCGGGATATTCTGGGCGTGTATGCGGAAGTGAACTTGAAAGAGAAAAAGGGTAAACACTATCTTGAAATCATTGTTCCCCGGTATGATGTGCCTATTTCCGTGAGAGGCAAATATTATGTCCGTACCGGAAGTACTTTGCAGGAACTGAAAGGTCCGGCATTGAATGAGTTTATCCTGAAGCGTACCGGAAAGACCTGGGATGATATTCCTGAACAAAGAGCTTCCATCAATGACATTGATGAATCAAGCATTAAGCAATTTTTGAAAGATGCAAGGATCGTTAAACGGATCAATGTTGAGGACAATATCAGCATTTCGGACTTGCTTGAAAAACTACGTCTGCTCGAAGATGGACATTTGAAAAGAGCTGCCATTGTCTTATTTGGAAAAGACCCCGGAAAATTCTACCCGAACATGGCGGTTAAGATCGGTAAATTCGGAGAAACTGATGCCGACCTGAAATTTCATGAGGTAATAGAAGGCAATCTGATACAGCTTAAGGACGGGATTGGAGAAATGCTAAACGCCAAGTTTTTCATTCACCCGATTGACTTTATGGGTATGCAACGGGTAGAACGAGATGAATACCCTGTAGATGCTGTCCGTGAAATGATCCTCAATGCATTGGTGCACCGGAATTACATGGGAGCCCCGACACAAATCCGTTTGTATGAAGACAATTTCAGTGTTTGGAATGATGGCGGTTTGCCCGAAGGAATTTCCGAAGAAGATTTAAAGAAAGTACACCGATCGAAACCGAGAAATCCACTGCTTGCAGATGTATGTTTCAAAGCTGGTTATATTGATTCATGGGGTCGGGGAACCATAAAAATCATTGAAGCTTGCAAAGAGGCCGGGTTGCCAGAACCAGTTTTGAAGGATGAGCAAGGAGGTTTCCTGAGTAAGGTATTCAAGAGTACGGAGAAGGTACGGAGAAAGTACGGAGAAGGTACGGAGAAAACGGAGGATACTTTAACCTCATTACAGGATAAGTACGGGATAAATGTGGAAGAATTACGGGATAAACACAAGGATCGTCTGGAGGGGGTTCGGAGAAAGTTCGGAGAAAAGTTCGGAGAAAGTTCGGAGAAAATAATTCTCTTGATGCTCGAAGACAAAAATATTACAACCTCGGAGATGGCAGAAATTGTCCACGTAACTACCAGAGCCATTGAAAAACAAATTTCAAAACTTAAAGATAAAGGTATTATAGAAAGGATTGGACCAGATAAAGGTGGGCATTGGAAAATAAGCGTTTGA
- the yidC gene encoding membrane protein insertase YidC, whose protein sequence is MDRNTVTGFLLIGLILIAYTYYNQQQVQEQVEKDKLEKTTSPVETDKSSAYLDSVDSEKDTYSESEEAPHTVIRDDESTVTESQANKYGVFAPFASGTQKDIEIETDELIVRLSSKGGSIKYVELKNFDTYDEQPLILASKEQINKNLHFFLNNNKEINTRELYFESSSGNRKISGSETATLRFKIEIEPGRFIEQVYTFKGDDYRIDYQVNLEGMGGLIANNARHINLFWKQDIAQLEKSRSTEDRYSYVFYKMKDGSLESLSETSDDNTSVNESIEWISFKQQFFNSTLISEKGFFNATLKSDRKEEETDPLLKTMQASLTLPFEGTGKQSFNLTYLYSPNDFKLLKKYGNDLEEIVQLGPNFSLFAWIGLVNRYTIIPIFDFLGRFIGNYGLIIFLLTLLIKMVLFPLTYKSYKSMAMMKVLKPELDELKEKYKNDQQRQGTEQWKLYQKAGVSPLGGCLPMVLQMPFLIGMYYFFPSSIELRHEAFLWASDLSTYDSIYDLPFNIPFYGDHVSLFTLLMTVTSILYAVSNAQMSAGGNNMPGMKYMPYIFPVMLLGIFNNFPAALTYYYFLSNLISYAQQYFIKKFVIDDDKLLEQIKKNKKKPVKKNTFQKKLEEMAKQQQQKQKTKKK, encoded by the coding sequence ATGGATAGAAATACAGTTACAGGTTTTTTGTTGATAGGTTTAATTCTCATTGCTTATACCTATTACAACCAACAGCAGGTTCAGGAACAGGTAGAAAAAGATAAACTTGAAAAAACAACTTCTCCAGTTGAAACAGATAAGAGTTCCGCATATTTAGATTCAGTAGATTCTGAAAAAGACACTTATTCTGAAAGCGAAGAAGCCCCCCATACTGTAATCAGGGATGATGAATCAACAGTCACTGAAAGCCAAGCCAACAAGTACGGGGTATTTGCTCCATTTGCCAGCGGCACACAAAAAGATATTGAAATTGAAACTGACGAGCTGATCGTAAGGCTCAGCTCAAAAGGCGGAAGCATTAAATATGTAGAGCTGAAAAACTTTGACACCTATGATGAGCAGCCTTTAATTCTCGCGAGCAAAGAACAAATCAATAAGAACCTGCATTTCTTTCTCAACAATAACAAAGAGATCAATACCCGGGAGCTTTATTTTGAAAGTAGTTCCGGCAATCGCAAGATCAGCGGATCTGAGACAGCAACATTGCGCTTTAAAATAGAAATTGAGCCCGGTCGCTTTATTGAGCAGGTTTATACATTTAAAGGCGATGATTACCGCATCGATTACCAGGTCAATCTTGAAGGCATGGGTGGATTGATTGCCAATAATGCTCGCCATATCAATTTATTCTGGAAGCAGGATATTGCCCAATTAGAGAAAAGCCGGAGTACAGAAGACCGCTACAGTTATGTGTTTTACAAGATGAAAGATGGTAGTTTAGAAAGTCTATCGGAAACCTCTGATGACAATACCTCTGTCAATGAATCCATCGAATGGATCTCTTTTAAACAACAATTTTTTAACAGTACGCTGATCAGCGAAAAAGGATTTTTCAATGCCACTTTAAAATCAGATAGAAAAGAAGAAGAGACCGACCCCTTGCTGAAAACCATGCAGGCCTCACTTACCTTGCCTTTTGAAGGCACAGGCAAACAATCTTTTAATCTGACATACCTCTATAGTCCAAATGATTTTAAACTGCTGAAAAAATATGGCAATGACCTGGAAGAGATTGTGCAGCTCGGGCCTAATTTTTCGCTTTTCGCATGGATTGGGCTTGTCAATCGCTATACCATTATTCCAATTTTCGATTTCCTCGGTAGATTCATCGGCAATTATGGACTGATCATTTTCCTGCTCACCCTTTTGATTAAAATGGTGCTATTCCCGCTGACTTATAAATCCTATAAGTCAATGGCTATGATGAAAGTACTAAAGCCGGAATTAGATGAATTAAAAGAAAAATACAAAAATGACCAGCAAAGGCAAGGTACTGAACAATGGAAATTGTATCAAAAAGCAGGGGTGTCTCCGTTGGGTGGTTGTTTGCCAATGGTATTACAAATGCCTTTTCTTATTGGCATGTACTATTTCTTTCCTTCTTCCATAGAATTAAGGCATGAAGCGTTCCTTTGGGCAAGTGATCTCTCCACATATGACTCTATTTACGATCTGCCATTTAACATCCCATTTTACGGTGACCACGTAAGTTTATTCACCTTACTGATGACTGTTACCTCTATTCTCTATGCCGTATCCAATGCCCAAATGTCGGCAGGAGGAAACAATATGCCGGGCATGAAATATATGCCCTATATCTTCCCTGTAATGCTTCTTGGGATTTTCAATAATTTCCCTGCTGCATTGACTTATTACTACTTTCTTTCCAACCTGATCAGCTATGCACAACAGTATTTTATCAAAAAATTTGTGATAGATGACGATAAATTGCTGGAACAGATTAAGAAAAACAAAAAGAAACCTGTAAAGAAGAATACCTTTCAGAAGAAATTAGAAGAAATGGCCAAACAACAGCAGCAAAAACAAAAAACAAAAAAGAAATAA
- the panB gene encoding 3-methyl-2-oxobutanoate hydroxymethyltransferase produces MSVHKNVKRVTTHTVQEMKSNGEKIAMLTSYDFSLAKIVDAAGIDIILVGDSASNVMAGHETTLPITLDQMIYHASAVVRGATRALVVVDLPFGSYQGNSKLALDSAIRIMKESGAHAVKLEGGKEVRESVTRILSAGIPVMGHLGLTPQSIYKFGTYTVRAKEEEEAARLIEDARLLEELGCFSLVVEKIPAKLGAKVSKSIDIPVIGIGAGGDVDGQVLVLHDMLGITHEFKPRFLRTYLNLFEDIKSGVQKYIEDVRSRDFPNDKEQY; encoded by the coding sequence ATGTCAGTACACAAGAATGTAAAAAGAGTCACCACCCACACCGTTCAGGAAATGAAAAGCAATGGCGAAAAAATTGCCATGCTTACCTCCTATGATTTTTCACTGGCGAAAATTGTAGATGCAGCAGGCATAGACATTATTCTTGTGGGAGATTCTGCCTCCAATGTAATGGCTGGGCACGAAACCACACTGCCTATAACACTTGACCAAATGATCTATCACGCCTCTGCTGTGGTAAGAGGAGCCACAAGAGCACTGGTGGTTGTGGATTTGCCTTTTGGTTCTTACCAGGGCAACTCCAAACTGGCACTGGATTCGGCTATTCGCATTATGAAGGAATCGGGAGCTCATGCAGTAAAATTAGAGGGTGGAAAAGAAGTCAGGGAATCTGTCACCCGCATCCTGAGTGCCGGAATTCCTGTAATGGGGCATCTGGGATTGACCCCGCAATCCATTTATAAATTTGGCACCTACACCGTTCGTGCCAAAGAGGAAGAAGAAGCCGCCCGCCTGATTGAAGATGCCCGTTTGTTGGAAGAACTGGGTTGTTTTTCTCTGGTAGTGGAAAAGATTCCAGCCAAGCTTGGTGCCAAAGTCTCTAAATCAATTGACATACCTGTAATCGGGATTGGTGCAGGTGGAGATGTAGATGGACAGGTATTGGTGCTGCACGATATGCTGGGTATTACGCATGAGTTTAAACCCCGCTTTTTAAGAACCTACCTCAATCTTTTTGAAGATATCAAATCGGGTGTACAGAAATACATTGAAGATGTTCGATCAAGGGATTTCCCCAATGATAAGGAGCAGTATTAA
- a CDS encoding tetratricopeptide repeat protein: MKKTANLSLVLLIFLSACTGPDRSSSLEKVKEAESMLFDKNESFKFDEALAQSTIDAYGNFAENFPKDSLTPNILFKKADLHRAMKDYEVAMDIYKKIENDYSDHNKAPHSLFLQGFVYENEIGDMEKAAERYQAFLEKYPNHDLSDDVKFSLDNLGKSPEDIIKEFNKKQNAAAIQDSVL, encoded by the coding sequence ATGAAAAAAACTGCAAACTTATCTTTAGTGCTTTTAATCTTTTTGTCTGCATGCACCGGTCCAGACAGATCAAGTTCGCTTGAAAAAGTAAAGGAAGCCGAAAGCATGCTTTTTGACAAGAACGAATCATTTAAATTTGATGAGGCACTTGCACAATCTACAATAGATGCTTATGGTAATTTTGCGGAAAATTTCCCCAAAGATTCGCTGACTCCTAATATTCTTTTTAAGAAAGCCGATCTACACCGGGCTATGAAGGATTATGAAGTGGCTATGGATATTTATAAAAAAATTGAAAACGATTATTCAGATCATAATAAAGCTCCACACAGTTTGTTTTTACAGGGATTTGTTTATGAAAATGAAATTGGCGACATGGAAAAAGCTGCCGAGCGCTACCAGGCATTTCTCGAAAAATACCCCAATCACGATTTGTCCGATGATGTAAAATTTTCTTTAGACAACCTTGGAAAATCACCTGAAGACATCATCAAGGAATTCAATAAAAAGCAAAATGCTGCTGCCATTCAAGATTCTGTCTTATAA
- a CDS encoding UvrD-helicase domain-containing protein: protein MKKFSEKGLKNVKVETAHSLAYKHIVFQNNYKVRPQGYKIYEIAELLGLEGNGEKHAEYIVANHISKFISYFCNSDKARVQDLNYLEIVSDPKAKTFVSTFYNYIKRKTRLLLSKMDKGEIEITHDFYLKKFQLVSPKLKYDYILFDEGQDASAAMLDVFFKQKATKVIVGDTHQQIYGWRFAVNSLEKADFKTYNLSTSFRFSQDIANLAMGVLKLKKIIEIEAPFQIAGKGTTKKIKSKAVIARTNLGLLLKAIEYVTEKKKVKNIYFEGNINSYTYADEGASLYDVLSLYNKKRRLIKDKLIKEMRSMEELEEYIEKTEDVQLGMMVEIVREYENKIPNIIKAIKEKHIDNDDKENAEMVFSTVHRCKGMEYDTIQIVNDFITKEKLEKLANEIQKDELNIGKLNEEINLLYVAITRTKSSIYIPETLMPPELPSSKQIHIIRVAKEKENKEATTQKPTLKVNTETDGKEKAYSVDELRTKHKDAYKPWAEELDNELTIMYCEGVNVKDLAKHFGRTKGAIRSRIKKLELKELYG, encoded by the coding sequence ATAAAAAAGTTTTCAGAAAAGGGTTTAAAGAATGTGAAAGTTGAAACCGCTCATTCGCTTGCATACAAGCACATCGTCTTTCAAAACAACTATAAAGTAAGACCACAAGGCTACAAGATTTATGAAATTGCAGAGCTGCTTGGACTTGAAGGAAATGGAGAAAAACATGCAGAATACATTGTGGCAAATCACATTAGTAAATTCATTTCGTACTTCTGTAACAGCGACAAGGCAAGAGTTCAAGATCTTAACTATTTAGAAATAGTATCAGACCCCAAAGCAAAAACATTCGTTTCAACATTTTACAATTACATAAAAAGGAAGACAAGACTGCTCTTGAGTAAAATGGACAAAGGTGAAATTGAGATCACCCACGATTTCTATCTCAAAAAGTTTCAGCTTGTAAGCCCAAAACTCAAATACGACTACATACTTTTTGACGAAGGACAGGATGCTTCTGCCGCAATGCTGGATGTTTTTTTCAAGCAAAAGGCAACAAAAGTAATTGTTGGAGATACGCACCAACAAATATACGGATGGCGTTTTGCTGTAAACTCTCTTGAAAAAGCAGACTTCAAAACCTACAATCTATCAACAAGTTTCAGGTTCAGTCAAGATATAGCCAATTTGGCAATGGGCGTTTTAAAATTGAAGAAGATAATTGAAATAGAAGCACCTTTTCAAATTGCTGGCAAAGGAACCACCAAGAAAATCAAATCAAAAGCTGTTATCGCCCGAACCAATTTAGGGCTCTTGTTGAAAGCAATAGAGTATGTAACAGAAAAGAAAAAAGTAAAGAACATTTATTTTGAAGGCAACATAAATTCCTACACCTATGCAGATGAAGGTGCTTCGCTTTATGATGTACTGAGCCTCTACAACAAGAAGAGAAGGTTGATAAAAGACAAGCTCATCAAAGAAATGAGGAGCATGGAAGAACTTGAGGAATACATTGAAAAAACAGAAGATGTCCAGCTTGGGATGATGGTAGAAATCGTAAGGGAATACGAAAACAAAATTCCAAATATTATAAAGGCCATTAAGGAGAAGCATATTGACAATGACGACAAAGAAAATGCGGAGATGGTCTTTTCAACTGTTCACCGTTGCAAAGGAATGGAATATGACACCATTCAAATTGTGAACGACTTCATTACAAAAGAGAAATTAGAAAAGCTTGCGAATGAAATCCAAAAAGATGAGCTTAATATTGGGAAACTGAATGAAGAAATCAACCTCTTGTATGTAGCAATTACAAGGACTAAAAGCAGCATTTATATTCCTGAAACTTTAATGCCTCCAGAGCTTCCTTCATCAAAGCAAATCCATATAATACGAGTGGCCAAGGAAAAGGAAAATAAGGAAGCTACAACTCAAAAGCCAACATTAAAAGTGAATACCGAAACTGACGGAAAGGAGAAAGCATATTCCGTTGATGAACTTAGAACAAAACACAAAGATGCCTACAAACCTTGGGCAGAAGAGCTTGACAATGAACTAACCATAATGTATTGCGAAGGTGTAAATGTGAAAGACTTGGCAAAACACTTCGGAAGAACAAAAGGAGCAATTCGTTCGAGAATTAAAAAATTAGAACTTAAAGAGCTTTACGGGTAA
- a CDS encoding reprolysin-like metallopeptidase, whose product MQKYVCFCWFLLFSCTPQLKSYLISSLEDPYIIRKQIPAPRTNLYSWQNNLPDTVYRNSTSQRIIKVRYNFIKAASQNEYFSQEAAEKFAQTLNAAANFRFYHNQKMHLPKGNNTPVFPINLKLEITPDNTVQGDNGIAVYEEEDAAKAYFNKQGTGKNLFSSYVYDQYGKNKNEVLNIFVMEHHPDSIASPTYKAEHNGVGSSKYLKIAGAYHTSRDSVMKNDKSGKRAKNGWDMIGIIVHELGHTFGLAHTWNANDGCDDTPKNDNCYSPNTRPDCPGGYSNNMMDYNYCQCSLSPCQIGRIHSNIYKNNSQLRKFVKEDWCDYNPSMKVKIREADTLIWYGNRQLHADLILGSNAYLEIRGNVHLPENAQLKIGSGATLFLNGGRLYNDCDAQWGGIVIESIKAESGKVILSKEALIENCAFEQDIGI is encoded by the coding sequence ATGCAAAAGTATGTTTGTTTTTGTTGGTTTTTGCTTTTCTCTTGTACACCCCAATTGAAAAGCTACCTGATTTCTTCACTGGAAGATCCATATATTATTCGAAAGCAAATTCCAGCACCGCGCACCAACCTCTATTCCTGGCAAAATAATCTGCCCGACACAGTATATCGAAATTCAACTTCACAAAGAATTATTAAAGTGCGTTACAATTTTATTAAAGCGGCTTCTCAGAATGAATACTTTAGTCAGGAAGCTGCGGAAAAATTTGCCCAGACCTTAAATGCTGCTGCTAATTTCAGGTTTTATCACAATCAAAAAATGCATTTGCCCAAAGGCAATAATACGCCTGTATTTCCTATCAATTTGAAACTTGAAATTACTCCGGACAATACTGTTCAGGGAGATAATGGCATTGCAGTTTATGAAGAAGAAGATGCTGCTAAAGCTTATTTTAACAAGCAGGGCACGGGTAAAAATTTGTTCTCTTCCTATGTGTATGATCAATATGGGAAAAATAAAAACGAGGTGTTGAATATTTTTGTAATGGAGCACCACCCCGACAGTATAGCATCACCAACTTATAAAGCTGAGCATAATGGTGTGGGTAGTTCTAAATATTTGAAAATAGCAGGGGCTTATCATACTTCAAGAGATTCTGTAATGAAAAATGACAAGTCAGGAAAAAGGGCAAAAAACGGTTGGGATATGATAGGCATTATTGTTCATGAGTTGGGACATACTTTTGGCTTGGCACATACCTGGAATGCAAATGACGGTTGCGATGACACTCCAAAAAACGACAATTGTTATTCTCCCAATACCCGTCCCGATTGCCCTGGGGGATATTCAAACAATATGATGGACTATAATTATTGTCAGTGTTCATTATCTCCTTGTCAGATAGGCCGTATTCACAGTAATATCTATAAGAATAACAGTCAGTTGCGCAAATTTGTAAAAGAAGACTGGTGTGATTACAACCCCTCAATGAAAGTCAAAATTAGGGAAGCAGACACTTTAATTTGGTATGGAAATAGACAGCTTCATGCTGATTTAATATTGGGGTCAAATGCTTATTTGGAAATACGGGGCAATGTGCATTTGCCTGAAAATGCGCAATTGAAAATTGGCAGCGGAGCTACTTTGTTTTTAAATGGAGGCCGCTTATACAATGATTGTGATGCGCAGTGGGGCGGTATTGTAATTGAGTCAATTAAAGCTGAGTCTGGAAAAGTTATTCTTAGCAAAGAAGCTTTGATTGAGAATTGTGCTTTTGAGCAGGATATTGGGATTTAG
- a CDS encoding helix-turn-helix transcriptional regulator yields the protein MTSLGLYLTKKSVNRAMVSRRTGISQARLSQLSSNESTKLRAGELYLIALAIDIDPGEMLKEIFKELKLEDEK from the coding sequence ATGACATCTTTAGGACTGTATTTGACCAAAAAATCCGTAAACAGAGCAATGGTTTCCAGACGAACAGGGATCAGTCAGGCACGACTGTCTCAATTGAGTTCAAATGAATCAACCAAGCTCCGTGCAGGTGAATTATACTTGATTGCTTTGGCTATTGACATTGATCCGGGAGAGATGCTTAAAGAGATATTCAAAGAATTGAAATTGGAAGACGAAAAGTAA
- a CDS encoding CTP synthase, with amino-acid sequence MSKYIFVTGGVTSSLGKGIFAASLGKLLQARGLKVTIQKFDPYINVDPGTLNPYEHGECYVTEDGAETDLDLGHYERFLNIQTSQANNVTTGRVYQHVINKEREGAYLGKTVQIIPHITDEIKRRMMLLGKNDEYDVIITELGGTVGDIESLPYVESLRQLRWELGMKDCLVIHLTLIPYLSAAKELKTKPTQHSVKELLKDGVQPDILVCRTEHELTYEIRSKLAKFCNVHIESVIQAIDCDTIYQVPLEMQKENLDSIVLSKLQIPIENEPNLDKWKQFLKKLKHPKTSINIGLIGKYVELQDAYKSILESFVHAEAENECSIHIESIHSEDLSPGNLKASLGHLDGILVAPGFGNRGIEGKVLAIQYVRENNIPFFGICLGMQCAVVEYARNVLKLEDANSFEMDEKCKTPVIHLMEDQKNIINKGGTMRLGAFNCKVTPGTKTFEAYKSENISERHRHRFEFNNMYLSQFEKKGMLPVGVNPETNLVEIVELKEHPWFIGVQFHPELKSNVATPHPLFVKFVQAAIACKNAKAEDKLDSSNKKNVVSYS; translated from the coding sequence ATGAGCAAGTATATTTTTGTAACCGGTGGCGTAACATCATCTCTTGGGAAAGGTATCTTCGCTGCTTCCCTCGGTAAATTATTGCAAGCCAGGGGATTAAAAGTAACCATACAAAAATTCGATCCATATATTAATGTAGATCCAGGCACCCTGAATCCCTATGAACATGGGGAATGCTATGTGACTGAAGATGGTGCCGAAACAGATTTGGATCTCGGGCATTACGAACGCTTTCTGAATATTCAAACATCTCAAGCCAATAATGTAACAACCGGCAGGGTCTATCAACATGTAATCAATAAAGAAAGAGAAGGCGCTTACCTCGGTAAAACCGTACAAATTATCCCCCATATTACTGATGAGATCAAAAGACGTATGATGCTTTTGGGGAAAAATGACGAATATGATGTTATCATAACCGAATTAGGAGGCACAGTAGGCGATATTGAATCCTTGCCTTATGTTGAATCACTCAGGCAATTGCGCTGGGAATTGGGTATGAAAGACTGCTTGGTCATTCACCTCACCCTTATCCCCTACTTAAGTGCAGCAAAAGAATTAAAAACAAAACCTACACAACACTCTGTCAAAGAATTATTAAAAGACGGGGTGCAACCTGATATTCTGGTTTGCAGAACAGAACATGAGCTCACTTATGAGATTCGTTCCAAGCTGGCTAAATTCTGTAATGTCCATATTGAATCTGTCATTCAGGCAATTGATTGCGATACTATTTATCAGGTGCCTCTTGAAATGCAAAAAGAAAATCTTGACTCTATAGTTCTTTCAAAATTACAAATCCCTATAGAAAACGAGCCAAACCTTGATAAGTGGAAGCAATTTCTCAAGAAACTGAAACACCCTAAAACATCGATAAATATTGGTCTTATAGGTAAATATGTAGAACTTCAGGATGCCTATAAATCTATTTTGGAATCTTTTGTTCATGCAGAAGCAGAAAATGAATGTTCCATACATATTGAAAGCATACATTCAGAAGACCTTTCTCCAGGTAATCTGAAAGCTTCTCTTGGTCATTTAGATGGTATTTTGGTAGCACCTGGTTTTGGAAATCGTGGAATTGAAGGAAAGGTGCTTGCCATTCAATATGTCAGGGAAAACAATATTCCATTTTTCGGAATTTGTCTAGGTATGCAATGTGCCGTAGTGGAATATGCTCGAAATGTACTAAAATTAGAAGACGCCAATTCATTTGAAATGGATGAAAAGTGTAAGACCCCTGTAATTCACCTGATGGAAGACCAAAAGAATATAATAAATAAAGGCGGCACCATGCGTCTTGGGGCATTCAATTGCAAAGTTACACCCGGTACAAAAACTTTTGAAGCTTACAAAAGTGAAAACATCAGTGAAAGGCACAGGCATCGCTTTGAATTCAACAACATGTACTTAAGTCAATTTGAAAAAAAGGGAATGCTTCCTGTAGGTGTGAATCCTGAAACAAATTTGGTGGAAATTGTAGAATTAAAAGAACATCCCTGGTTCATCGGTGTGCAATTTCACCCTGAGCTCAAAAGCAATGTAGCCACTCCTCATCCACTTTTTGTAAAATTTGTGCAAGCGGCCATCGCCTGTAAAAATGCTAAAGCTGAAGACAAATTGGATAGCAGCAATAAAAAAAATGTGGTTTCTTATTCTTAA